Proteins from one Corynebacterium epidermidicanis genomic window:
- a CDS encoding M50 family metallopeptidase encodes MSYLLGVVLFAVGIALTIGLHELGHMQVARWCGMRVRRFFIGFGPTVFQVTKGHTVYGLKAVPLGGFCDIAGMTALDEVTPEERPYAMVDRPWWQRIAVLLGGVTMNILVTLIVLYGVAVSSGLPNLHADYTPEIGQTGCVKVDPNQQCSGDGPAAAAGIKPGDRILAVDGQPVASFMQLREELAKRPGQTVTLQVERGSERSDVRVDVTSVTRTTAEGKEVTVGMIGVGAAPIKDAIKKYDPVSAIPATGEFFGNMVQATWQGLASFPAKIPGVVASIFGHTRDEESPMSVVGASRIGGEMAERSQWAMFMMMLASLNLFLALFNLIPLPPLDGGHIAVVVWEKIRDFFRKRRGLPPAGPADYEKLMPLTYAMSALLLSVGVLVIIADVVNPIRLF; translated from the coding sequence GTGAGCTATCTATTGGGTGTAGTGCTGTTCGCCGTGGGCATTGCGCTGACCATCGGACTGCACGAACTCGGCCACATGCAGGTAGCTCGCTGGTGTGGCATGCGAGTGCGCCGTTTCTTCATCGGATTCGGACCCACCGTTTTTCAAGTCACCAAAGGACACACGGTATACGGACTAAAGGCCGTGCCCCTCGGCGGGTTTTGCGACATCGCCGGGATGACTGCCTTGGATGAGGTGACTCCCGAGGAACGTCCTTACGCGATGGTCGACCGGCCGTGGTGGCAGCGGATCGCGGTGCTGCTCGGCGGGGTGACGATGAACATTCTGGTCACCCTCATCGTTTTGTATGGCGTTGCGGTGAGCTCAGGACTGCCCAACCTCCACGCCGATTACACCCCAGAAATCGGCCAAACTGGCTGCGTCAAGGTTGATCCGAACCAACAATGCTCCGGGGACGGTCCAGCAGCGGCAGCCGGAATCAAGCCTGGAGACCGGATTTTGGCCGTAGATGGGCAGCCGGTGGCATCGTTTATGCAGCTGCGCGAGGAACTTGCCAAGCGCCCCGGACAAACCGTGACCTTGCAGGTGGAGCGGGGCAGTGAGCGCTCGGATGTGCGTGTCGACGTCACTTCCGTTACGCGCACCACCGCCGAAGGCAAAGAAGTCACCGTCGGCATGATCGGGGTCGGTGCTGCACCGATTAAGGATGCGATCAAGAAGTACGATCCGGTGTCCGCGATTCCGGCAACTGGCGAATTCTTCGGCAACATGGTCCAAGCTACCTGGCAAGGACTGGCATCTTTCCCCGCTAAAATTCCGGGGGTAGTCGCTTCGATTTTCGGACATACCCGCGATGAGGAAAGCCCAATGAGCGTCGTCGGTGCCTCGCGGATCGGTGGTGAAATGGCCGAGCGCAGCCAGTGGGCCATGTTCATGATGATGCTGGCAAGCCTGAACCTATTTCTAGCCCTGTTCAACCTGATTCCGCTGCCGCCCCTAGACGGCGGCCACATCGCAGTCGTTGTGTGGGAAAAGATTCGCGACTTCTTCCGCAAGCGTCGCGGATTGCCGCCGGCTGGTCCTGCCGATTACGAAAAGCTCATGCCGCTGACCTATGCGATGTCTGCATTGCTGTTAAGCGTAGGCGTGTTGGTAATTATCGCGGACGTGGTTAACCCGATCCGATTGTTCTAA
- the pyrH gene encoding UMP kinase, which produces MSPQTEQANTKRKGFKRVMLKLGGEMFGGGNVGIDPDVVQNVARQIAEIAQNGTEVCVVIGGGNFFRGAQLQQRGMDRDRSDYMGMLGTVMNCLALQDFLEKQGVETRVQTAINMAQVAEPYLPLRAKRHLEKGRVVIFGAGMGMPYFSTDTTAAQRALEIDCEVLLMAKAVDGVYDDDPRTNPNAKLFDEITPQEVIEKGLKVADSTAFSLCKDNDMPILVFNLLTEGNIARAVAGEPIGTLVKS; this is translated from the coding sequence ATGTCGCCACAGACGGAACAGGCAAATACCAAGCGCAAGGGTTTCAAGCGAGTCATGCTCAAGCTCGGCGGGGAAATGTTCGGCGGTGGCAACGTCGGGATCGACCCGGACGTGGTGCAAAACGTTGCCCGACAGATCGCTGAGATCGCACAAAACGGGACAGAGGTGTGTGTTGTAATCGGTGGTGGCAACTTCTTCCGTGGCGCACAGCTGCAGCAGCGCGGCATGGACCGTGACCGCTCGGACTACATGGGCATGCTGGGCACCGTCATGAATTGCCTCGCGCTGCAGGACTTCCTGGAAAAGCAAGGCGTTGAGACCCGCGTCCAAACCGCCATCAACATGGCCCAGGTCGCCGAACCATACCTGCCCCTGCGCGCAAAGCGTCACCTGGAGAAGGGACGCGTCGTTATCTTCGGCGCAGGCATGGGCATGCCTTACTTCTCCACTGACACCACCGCAGCCCAACGCGCACTCGAAATCGACTGCGAAGTGCTACTCATGGCCAAGGCCGTCGACGGCGTTTACGACGACGACCCCCGCACCAACCCCAATGCCAAGCTTTTCGACGAGATCACCCCGCAAGAGGTCATTGAAAAGGGATTGAAAGTGGCCGATTCCACGGCGTTTTCCCTCTGCAAAGACAACGACATGCCAATTTTGGTCTTCAACCTGCTCACCGAAGGAAACATTGCGCGCGCCGTAGCCGGTGAGCCAATCGGTACGCTGGTCAAGTCCTGA
- a CDS encoding ABC transporter ATP-binding protein, which produces MTVPALSIKNLSKRFGPRVVVDNVSLDVEPGSIYGIVGPNGAGKTTMLSMATGLIQPDNGTSEVCGHDVWHDDSAAKNAMGLLVDGYAAFNRLSGLELLQFSGALRSMPAAEIDQRARELLEALGLTSAGNKRIVDYSAGMTKKIYLANALLHSPRLVVLDEPLEAVDPASGQVIQQILRRYAAGGGTVVLSSHVMGLVEGLCTHVAIMNEGRIHIAGHVDDVRAGRSLTEIFVEIAGGGQLAEGSLGWLQGEPGNA; this is translated from the coding sequence ATGACAGTACCCGCGTTAAGTATCAAAAACCTTTCAAAACGGTTTGGCCCGCGGGTCGTCGTTGACAACGTCTCTCTGGATGTTGAGCCTGGCAGCATCTATGGCATCGTCGGCCCCAACGGCGCTGGAAAAACAACGATGCTTTCTATGGCAACTGGGCTAATCCAGCCTGATAATGGAACGTCGGAAGTGTGCGGGCACGACGTCTGGCACGATGATTCGGCGGCCAAGAATGCGATGGGGCTCCTCGTCGACGGCTACGCTGCTTTCAACCGGCTCAGCGGGCTGGAATTGTTGCAGTTTTCAGGTGCTCTGCGTTCCATGCCGGCCGCTGAAATTGATCAACGCGCACGTGAACTGCTCGAAGCCCTCGGTTTGACTTCCGCGGGGAACAAGCGGATCGTCGACTATTCCGCAGGTATGACCAAGAAAATCTACCTCGCTAACGCGCTGTTGCATAGCCCTCGACTCGTGGTCCTCGATGAGCCTCTCGAAGCAGTTGATCCCGCTTCAGGACAGGTGATTCAGCAAATCTTGCGTCGATACGCTGCCGGAGGCGGGACAGTGGTGCTGTCTTCCCACGTCATGGGATTGGTTGAGGGGTTGTGTACCCATGTGGCCATTATGAACGAGGGGCGAATCCACATCGCAGGGCATGTCGACGACGTTCGTGCAGGACGCAGCCTGACCGAGATTTTCGTGGAGATTGCCGGCGGTGGACAGCTGGCGGAAGGTTCGCTCGGCTGGCTGCAGGGGGAGCCTGGGAATGCTTAA
- the rlmN gene encoding 23S rRNA (adenine(2503)-C(2))-methyltransferase RlmN has translation MMTALPLVFKAPKHGMPPLHFADLTQEERIEAVGELGLPKFRVDQIARHYYGRLEADPLTMTDLPEAARIKVKDALFPTLLTPIKQYATDDGETTKTLWRLHDGKLLESVLMRYSDRATLCISSQAGCGMACPFCATGQGGLDRNLSIGEIVDQVRAAAALMQSDGSRLSNIVFMGMGEPLANYKRVLSAVKQITLPAPQGFGISMRNVTVSTVGLAPAIRKLADEDLSVTLAVSLHTPDDELRDTLVPVNNRWKVEEVLDAARYYADKTGRRVSIEYALIRDINDHGWRADMLGKKLHKALGSKVHVNLIPLNPTPGSKWDASPKDRQDEFVRRVIAQGVPCTVRDTRGQEIAAACGQLAAEER, from the coding sequence ATTATGACTGCACTTCCTCTTGTTTTCAAGGCGCCTAAGCACGGCATGCCTCCCTTGCACTTCGCGGATCTCACCCAGGAAGAACGCATCGAGGCAGTCGGTGAGCTCGGGCTGCCGAAGTTCCGCGTAGACCAGATCGCGCGTCATTACTATGGTCGCCTCGAGGCTGATCCGCTCACAATGACTGATCTGCCCGAGGCTGCGCGCATCAAAGTTAAGGACGCGCTCTTTCCTACGCTGCTGACCCCGATAAAGCAATACGCTACCGACGATGGCGAAACCACCAAGACGCTTTGGCGGCTTCACGACGGCAAGCTGCTCGAGTCTGTGCTGATGCGTTATTCAGACCGCGCGACTCTCTGCATTTCTTCGCAGGCGGGTTGTGGCATGGCCTGTCCGTTCTGTGCGACCGGGCAGGGCGGCCTGGACCGTAATTTGTCCATCGGCGAAATCGTCGATCAGGTGCGCGCGGCTGCTGCTCTCATGCAGTCAGATGGCAGCCGTCTGTCGAACATCGTGTTTATGGGGATGGGGGAGCCGCTCGCGAACTACAAGCGCGTCTTAAGCGCAGTGAAGCAGATCACGCTTCCAGCTCCGCAGGGTTTCGGCATTTCGATGCGCAATGTCACCGTGTCCACCGTCGGCTTGGCGCCAGCTATCCGCAAGCTTGCCGACGAAGACCTCTCGGTCACTCTGGCAGTCTCCCTGCACACTCCCGACGATGAGCTACGCGATACCCTCGTGCCCGTCAATAATCGTTGGAAAGTGGAAGAGGTGCTGGACGCTGCTCGCTACTATGCGGATAAAACTGGCCGTCGCGTGTCGATCGAGTATGCGTTGATTCGGGACATTAACGATCACGGCTGGCGGGCAGACATGCTCGGCAAGAAGCTTCATAAGGCGCTAGGCTCGAAAGTACATGTGAATCTCATTCCGCTTAACCCGACGCCGGGTTCGAAGTGGGATGCGTCGCCTAAGGATCGTCAAGATGAGTTCGTCCGCCGGGTCATTGCGCAGGGTGTTCCGTGTACCGTGCGGGATACTCGCGGTCAGGAGATCGCAGCTGCTTGTGGCCAGCTAGCCGCGGAGGAACGCTAA
- a CDS encoding LapA family protein — protein sequence MTNPYESTGPIETNSPSPAPSSPETRDLAVPGETTEPAAPSDDVREEPKPKVKGSLAGGTWVALIFGTLLLILLLIFIMQNQTNVELDLFAWSFTVPVGVGFLLAAITGALIMAIVGGVRMLELRRQVRRARKALR from the coding sequence ATGACTAATCCATACGAATCCACCGGCCCGATCGAGACGAACTCCCCCTCCCCTGCGCCTTCCTCCCCAGAAACCCGTGATTTAGCTGTTCCAGGCGAAACCACTGAGCCGGCCGCACCAAGTGACGACGTCCGCGAGGAACCAAAGCCAAAGGTCAAGGGCTCGCTGGCCGGAGGAACGTGGGTAGCTTTGATCTTCGGCACGTTGCTACTTATCCTGCTGTTGATCTTTATCATGCAAAATCAAACGAATGTCGAGCTCGATCTTTTTGCCTGGTCGTTCACCGTTCCGGTGGGTGTCGGTTTCTTGCTAGCAGCCATCACTGGCGCGCTGATCATGGCGATTGTCGGTGGTGTACGCATGTTGGAGCTGCGCCGCCAGGTTCGACGCGCTCGCAAGGCTCTACGATAA
- a CDS encoding ABC transporter ATP-binding protein, with protein sequence MSQQGLSVNNLSITIQDGTEQRNLLDNVSLHVAPGSVLGVSGPSGSGKSTLLSAIGCLQPPTSGTITLQTASGELDLASAKGPEAARIRRNHIGIVFQQPNLLPSLSVREQLLLMPRLGRVLPLPRQQKIAAEQRAASLLEAVELSGMDNRRISELSGGQQARVNIARALMNSPELLLVDEPTAALDQATAATVTRLIVDMAQEFGAATLYVSHDANQLAELPDTIELVDGVLVTS encoded by the coding sequence ATGTCCCAGCAAGGCCTTAGCGTTAACAATCTCTCCATCACAATCCAAGACGGCACGGAGCAACGCAATCTTCTAGACAACGTCTCTCTCCACGTAGCGCCAGGCAGTGTCCTTGGAGTATCCGGCCCCTCCGGCTCCGGAAAATCCACCCTGTTGTCCGCAATCGGATGCCTCCAACCCCCCACCTCGGGCACCATCACCCTGCAGACAGCAAGCGGCGAACTCGACCTTGCCTCTGCCAAAGGTCCCGAAGCTGCCCGCATTCGACGCAACCACATCGGAATTGTCTTCCAGCAGCCCAACCTATTGCCGTCGCTCAGCGTGCGCGAACAACTGCTCCTCATGCCGCGCCTGGGCCGGGTGCTACCGCTGCCCCGCCAACAAAAAATCGCCGCCGAGCAGCGCGCGGCTTCTCTCCTCGAGGCCGTCGAGCTCTCCGGCATGGACAATCGTCGCATCTCAGAGCTCTCCGGCGGTCAGCAAGCCCGAGTCAACATTGCGCGCGCGCTCATGAACTCCCCCGAGCTGCTGCTTGTCGACGAACCGACGGCTGCCCTCGACCAAGCGACAGCGGCAACTGTGACCCGTCTGATCGTCGATATGGCACAAGAATTTGGCGCCGCGACCTTATATGTCAGTCACGACGCCAATCAACTAGCCGAGCTACCGGACACCATTGAGTTGGTAGACGGCGTGCTCGTTACTTCGTAA
- the dxr gene encoding 1-deoxy-D-xylulose-5-phosphate reductoisomerase has product MVVVTQRILILGSTGSIGTQALEVIAAQPARFKLVGIAAAGSDPALVVKQAQQFGLSAEQVAVANPVAAEQVGQALGGTVLTGADAAERLVEMQPADTVLNALVGSMGLGATLASLESGATLALANKESLVAGGEIVLRAAKPGQLVPVDSEHSAMAQCLMSGRRGEVARFVLTASGGPFRGWTREQMLEVTPEQAANHPTWSMGQMNTLNSATLVNKGLELIEASLLFDVDPQLIDVSVHPQSIVHSMITFHDGATIAQASPPSMKLPISLALDWPNRVPEAQPALDFRQQMSWTFEPVDNVAFPAVELAREAVAKRGTFPAVFNAANEEAAAAFLAGRIRFPEIVDTVAETLELAHSFAGVPRDVQDVYETERVARARANEFVDKIAR; this is encoded by the coding sequence ATGGTCGTCGTGACTCAACGAATTCTCATTTTGGGCTCGACTGGTTCTATCGGTACGCAGGCGTTGGAGGTGATCGCTGCGCAACCAGCGCGATTTAAGCTCGTTGGTATTGCAGCGGCCGGTAGTGATCCGGCGCTCGTCGTGAAGCAGGCGCAGCAGTTTGGTCTGAGTGCGGAGCAGGTAGCGGTCGCAAATCCGGTTGCTGCCGAGCAGGTCGGTCAGGCATTGGGTGGCACCGTGCTCACCGGTGCGGACGCTGCGGAGCGCCTCGTGGAAATGCAGCCTGCGGACACGGTGCTCAATGCCCTGGTGGGGTCTATGGGGCTTGGCGCGACCTTGGCTTCGCTGGAGTCCGGCGCGACTTTGGCGCTGGCAAACAAGGAGTCCCTGGTCGCCGGTGGTGAAATCGTGCTGAGAGCTGCCAAGCCAGGGCAATTAGTACCGGTCGATTCGGAGCACTCGGCGATGGCGCAGTGCTTGATGTCCGGTCGACGTGGAGAGGTGGCTAGGTTCGTGCTGACCGCCTCTGGTGGGCCGTTCCGTGGGTGGACGCGCGAGCAGATGCTGGAGGTGACCCCAGAACAGGCCGCCAACCATCCGACCTGGTCGATGGGGCAGATGAATACCTTGAATTCGGCGACCCTTGTGAACAAGGGGCTCGAGCTCATTGAAGCCAGCCTGCTTTTCGACGTCGATCCGCAGCTCATCGATGTGAGCGTGCACCCACAGTCGATCGTGCACTCCATGATTACGTTCCACGACGGTGCAACAATCGCGCAAGCATCGCCGCCTTCGATGAAGCTGCCCATCTCCTTGGCGTTGGATTGGCCGAATCGGGTACCAGAAGCCCAGCCAGCGCTCGATTTCCGCCAGCAGATGAGCTGGACCTTTGAGCCGGTGGATAATGTGGCTTTCCCAGCGGTGGAGTTGGCGCGGGAGGCCGTCGCTAAGCGGGGCACGTTCCCTGCTGTCTTCAATGCCGCAAACGAGGAAGCTGCTGCGGCCTTCTTAGCGGGGCGGATTAGGTTCCCTGAAATCGTGGATACGGTGGCAGAAACATTGGAGCTCGCGCACAGTTTCGCGGGAGTTCCACGCGATGTTCAGGACGTATACGAGACGGAGCGAGTTGCGCGTGCTCGGGCCAACGAGTTTGTTGATAAGATCGCCCGCTAG
- a CDS encoding DUF2631 domain-containing protein: MAGSHKIVPEVHNGVSTLDEPSAAWGWHDIGRGPIQIAGWISVLFLLGFNFGNHHGHVETIWLLTLAALIAIGLLLQLFQPKLSQVRTVTAHNKPEGHVEPHWNYNQHTLQGTHANLSDSQLRALNVDPASVKGELN; this comes from the coding sequence GTGGCTGGTTCTCACAAGATCGTGCCTGAAGTTCACAACGGTGTCTCCACACTTGATGAGCCATCAGCAGCTTGGGGTTGGCACGACATCGGACGCGGTCCTATCCAGATCGCCGGTTGGATCTCCGTTCTGTTCCTCCTCGGCTTCAACTTCGGTAACCACCACGGCCACGTTGAAACCATTTGGTTGCTCACTCTGGCAGCGCTGATCGCGATCGGCCTGCTGCTCCAGCTCTTCCAGCCAAAGCTTTCCCAGGTACGCACCGTGACCGCTCACAACAAGCCAGAAGGCCACGTAGAGCCACACTGGAACTACAACCAGCACACCCTGCAGGGAACCCACGCAAACCTCAGCGATTCCCAGCTGCGTGCGCTAAATGTTGACCCAGCTTCGGTCAAGGGCGAGCTGAACTAG
- the ispG gene encoding flavodoxin-dependent (E)-4-hydroxy-3-methylbut-2-enyl-diphosphate synthase yields the protein MPEAPVPTLAPRRKTRQLMVGKVGVGSDHPISVQSMTTTKTHDINATLQQIAQLTASGCDIIRVACPKTVDAEALPIIAKKSPIPVIADIHFQPKYIFAAIDAGCAAVRVNPGNIKEFDGRVKEVAKAAGDAGIPIRIGVNAGSLDKRIMDKYGKATPEALVESALWEAGLFEEHGFGDIAISVKHNDPVIMVEAYRQLAAQSDYPLHLGVTEAGPAFQGTIKSAVAFGALLAEGIGDTIRVSLSADPVEEIKVGDQILQSLNLRPRKLEIVSCPSCGRAQVDVYKLAEEVTAGLEGMDVPLRVAVMGCVVNGPGEARDADLGVASGNGKGQIFVKGEVIKTVPESQIVETLIEEAMKIAETMEDTTVTGAPTVSITK from the coding sequence ATGCCAGAAGCTCCCGTTCCAACTCTGGCGCCGCGTCGTAAGACACGCCAGTTGATGGTGGGCAAGGTCGGGGTGGGCTCGGATCACCCGATCTCAGTTCAGTCGATGACGACGACCAAAACCCACGACATCAACGCCACGTTGCAGCAGATTGCCCAGCTGACCGCGTCAGGCTGCGACATCATTCGTGTGGCCTGCCCGAAGACGGTAGATGCCGAAGCACTGCCAATTATCGCGAAGAAGTCTCCGATCCCGGTGATCGCCGACATCCATTTCCAGCCTAAGTACATTTTCGCAGCTATCGACGCCGGTTGCGCTGCAGTGCGCGTCAACCCGGGAAACATCAAGGAATTCGATGGCCGTGTGAAGGAAGTAGCCAAAGCTGCTGGAGATGCTGGAATTCCGATCCGCATTGGCGTTAACGCCGGCTCCTTGGATAAGCGCATCATGGATAAGTACGGCAAGGCCACGCCGGAGGCCTTGGTTGAGTCCGCGCTGTGGGAGGCCGGTCTGTTTGAAGAGCACGGTTTCGGTGATATTGCCATCTCGGTGAAGCACAACGACCCAGTCATCATGGTGGAGGCATACCGTCAGCTGGCAGCGCAATCGGACTACCCGCTGCACCTTGGCGTGACCGAGGCGGGCCCGGCATTCCAAGGCACGATTAAGTCCGCGGTGGCTTTCGGCGCTCTGCTGGCGGAAGGAATCGGCGACACCATCCGCGTGTCCCTTTCGGCAGACCCGGTGGAGGAAATCAAGGTCGGCGATCAGATCCTGCAGTCGCTGAACCTTCGTCCGCGCAAGCTGGAAATTGTCTCTTGCCCTTCGTGCGGACGCGCTCAGGTGGATGTCTACAAGCTGGCGGAAGAAGTCACCGCTGGCCTGGAAGGCATGGATGTGCCACTGCGCGTGGCCGTCATGGGCTGCGTCGTGAACGGCCCAGGCGAAGCACGAGATGCTGACCTGGGTGTGGCGTCCGGCAATGGCAAGGGCCAGATCTTCGTCAAGGGTGAAGTCATCAAGACGGTGCCGGAATCCCAGATCGTGGAAACCCTCATCGAGGAAGCAATGAAGATCGCCGAGACGATGGAAGACACCACCGTCACCGGCGCGCCTACGGTCTCGATTACGAAGTAA
- a CDS encoding FtsX-like permease family protein produces the protein MFQAFKELRTALGRTLLITGTVAMIAVLVSFLTALTGGLAHQSISELDRLAERTGGLSHTQLVLSDNGTTNLAASTLTEQQVRDLGGDALYTARTKVGSTPAMVVSNPEVPRGSALVSDKLAGENTVTLGSAQLNVTATMGDVWLDHQPIVEANPADISPVTGGPSAVLLPSETNFTAKDTQVLTGKDIYKVSASYTGENMSLSTMTYLLFVISALVVGAFFAVWTMQRLRGVAITAALGGARKVIVADALTQAIFLLLLGVTVGVAVTVGFSQVLGDAMPIIISPSTTIFPGLLIIAFGLVGAAFSLRPVLTIDPRSALSVA, from the coding sequence ATGTTTCAAGCATTCAAAGAACTTCGTACCGCACTTGGCCGCACATTGTTGATTACGGGCACGGTAGCGATGATCGCCGTGCTGGTGAGCTTTCTGACTGCCCTGACCGGTGGCCTGGCTCACCAATCAATTTCTGAGCTCGACCGGTTAGCCGAGCGCACCGGTGGTTTGAGCCATACTCAACTGGTTCTCTCGGACAATGGCACCACCAACTTGGCTGCATCCACGCTCACCGAACAGCAAGTACGCGATTTGGGGGGCGATGCGCTCTACACCGCCCGCACCAAAGTGGGCTCCACTCCGGCGATGGTCGTGTCCAACCCTGAGGTGCCACGCGGTTCTGCCCTGGTCAGCGACAAACTCGCCGGTGAAAACACGGTAACTTTAGGATCCGCCCAGCTCAACGTGACCGCCACCATGGGCGACGTATGGCTTGACCATCAACCCATCGTCGAAGCCAACCCAGCAGATATCAGCCCAGTAACCGGTGGTCCTTCCGCCGTGCTGCTCCCGTCGGAAACCAACTTCACAGCCAAGGACACCCAGGTGTTGACGGGCAAGGACATCTACAAAGTCTCCGCTTCCTACACCGGTGAAAACATGTCGCTTTCGACAATGACTTACCTGTTGTTCGTCATTTCGGCTCTGGTTGTGGGTGCCTTCTTCGCGGTGTGGACGATGCAACGCCTCCGCGGTGTGGCCATCACAGCCGCCCTCGGCGGCGCCCGGAAGGTGATCGTGGCCGATGCCCTCACCCAAGCCATCTTCCTTCTCCTACTCGGAGTGACCGTTGGTGTGGCTGTCACCGTGGGATTCAGTCAAGTTCTCGGCGACGCAATGCCGATCATCATCTCGCCGAGTACCACCATCTTCCCTGGACTTCTGATTATCGCCTTCGGTCTAGTTGGCGCAGCATTTTCCTTGCGACCAGTACTCACCATCGATCCACGCTCCGCGCTCAGCGTTGCCTAA
- the frr gene encoding ribosome recycling factor yields MIDEILFEAEERMAASVEHTREDLTTIRTGRANPAMFNGVMAEYYGTLTPITQMATISVPEPRMLIIKPYEMSVMNDIENAIRNSDLGVNPTNDGQVLRVTVPQLTEERRKDMVKMAKSKGEDGKIAIRNVRRKGMDQLKKLQKDGDAGEDEVQAAEKDLDKVTQKYVAQMDELVAAKEKELMEV; encoded by the coding sequence ATGATTGACGAGATCCTGTTTGAAGCCGAAGAACGCATGGCTGCCTCCGTAGAACACACCCGCGAAGACCTGACTACAATCCGTACCGGTCGGGCTAACCCAGCGATGTTCAACGGCGTTATGGCTGAGTACTACGGCACCCTCACCCCAATCACCCAGATGGCGACCATCTCGGTCCCCGAGCCTCGCATGCTCATCATCAAGCCTTACGAGATGTCGGTCATGAACGACATCGAGAACGCCATCCGCAACTCCGACTTGGGTGTGAACCCAACCAATGACGGCCAGGTCTTGCGTGTCACCGTCCCACAGCTGACTGAGGAGCGTCGTAAAGACATGGTGAAGATGGCCAAATCCAAGGGCGAGGACGGCAAGATCGCGATCCGCAACGTGCGTCGTAAAGGCATGGACCAGCTGAAGAAGCTGCAAAAAGACGGCGACGCCGGTGAGGACGAAGTCCAAGCAGCAGAAAAGGACCTGGACAAGGTTACCCAGAAGTACGTGGCGCAGATGGATGAACTGGTTGCCGCTAAAGAAAAGGAACTGATGGAAGTTTAG
- a CDS encoding phosphatidate cytidylyltransferase — protein sequence MNQPEPKSRIEHHLPRPKNSAGRDLKSAVGVGVGLGALVLVAIFLIPHGWYPLVAIAIGLATWEVHRRLIEHGYVLPRWILLIGGQAMVWLSWPYGTKGLVAAFVTSVLALMFGRLFHHGRHTAPQNYLRDMSIGIFVLTWIPLFGSFAAMLSLIEREGVAYGMFIVTFMVCVIASDVGGYIFGVMFGSHPMAPAVSPKKSWEGFAGSVILGSIVGALAVHFLLGDRFWVGILLGVGLVVCATLGDLVESQFKREIGIKDMSRMLPGHGGLMDRLDGMLPSAMVTWLILSLVGS from the coding sequence GTGAATCAACCTGAGCCGAAATCCCGCATCGAGCACCATTTGCCCCGACCGAAGAACTCCGCCGGACGAGACCTCAAATCTGCAGTTGGAGTTGGCGTTGGTCTGGGAGCCCTGGTGCTCGTCGCCATTTTCTTAATACCGCATGGTTGGTATCCGCTCGTAGCCATCGCTATTGGCCTGGCTACCTGGGAAGTCCACCGACGACTGATTGAGCACGGTTATGTGCTACCACGTTGGATCTTGTTGATCGGCGGACAGGCGATGGTGTGGTTGTCATGGCCATACGGGACGAAAGGACTGGTCGCCGCGTTCGTGACCAGTGTGCTTGCGCTCATGTTTGGTCGGCTTTTCCACCATGGACGGCATACCGCGCCCCAGAACTACCTGCGCGACATGTCCATTGGCATTTTCGTGCTGACGTGGATCCCGCTGTTCGGTAGTTTCGCCGCCATGCTTTCTCTCATCGAACGGGAAGGGGTGGCGTATGGAATGTTCATCGTCACCTTCATGGTGTGCGTGATTGCTTCAGATGTAGGTGGCTACATATTCGGGGTGATGTTCGGCTCGCACCCCATGGCACCCGCAGTGAGCCCAAAGAAATCCTGGGAAGGATTCGCGGGATCAGTAATTCTGGGATCCATCGTTGGAGCTCTTGCCGTGCACTTCCTGCTTGGTGACCGGTTCTGGGTTGGGATCTTGCTGGGAGTCGGGCTCGTAGTCTGCGCCACTCTTGGAGACCTCGTCGAATCGCAGTTCAAACGCGAAATCGGCATCAAAGACATGTCGCGAATGCTGCCGGGACATGGCGGCCTGATGGATCGCCTCGACGGGATGCTGCCGTCAGCGATGGTCACCTGGCTGATTTTGAGCTTGGTTGGTTCTTAA